The Lactuca sativa cultivar Salinas chromosome 2, Lsat_Salinas_v11, whole genome shotgun sequence genome includes a window with the following:
- the LOC111906235 gene encoding G-type lectin S-receptor-like serine/threonine-protein kinase At4g27290 isoform X1: MSSFPNILFLSSVLFLLLTISSAVDTITTDKAIRDNDTIVSDGEMFEFGFFTPGNSKYRYLGIWYKKILPQTVVWVANRETPLTDTSGVFKVNSMGTLLLLNGNNTLIWSSNSSLSVTNVNIVAKLLDSGNLVVHDNMSSTDEDPIWQSFDYPTDTLLSGMKFGKDFITGINRCLTSWKSLDDPSPGLYVTWLDTNGYPQSFQRRGSVITLRFGPWNGVRTNGLPSKPNPIYRYDFVLNEKEAYFIYNLINTSFLSRLVIGPEGHEMRLNWDDPSQGWVPYLAATVDICAPYGLCGSYGSCNINSSPVCSCMEGFEPKHPKEWNAGDWSGGCQRKKPLKCGNEDGFQAISGLKFPDTRKSWYNLSMNLGECKRECKRNCSCTAYANVDIRRGGSGCLLWFNDLMDIRESDEDQDLYIRMAASELTGIKSGFNKKKVIEVALGSSIGFILICLAVVVYIRKKWSHAQIQGTLMKTLCEDYTDGGQNKDVELPFFSFSEVSKLTNNFSIDNKLGQGGFGPVYKGVMEDGREIAVKRLSETSTQGLDEFKNEVRCIHRLQHRNLVKLLGFCAQKKEIMLIYEYMPNRSLDQILFDETRSSMLDWNHRFRIISGIARGLLYLHQDSRLRIIHRDLKAGNILLDNDMNPKISDFGLARRFKGYETGSNTKNVVGTYGYIPPEYAVHGIFSTKSDVFSFGVLVLEIVSGMKNREFSSQEHGDNLLGHAWRLYKDDKSLDLVSGSLRESCIILEVLRSIHIGLLCVQNQPEDRPTMSSVVLMLGNDGVLPQPKPPAFFTEPDLHLLAPTTQQYSAVNITTSLTGR; this comes from the exons AGATAAAGCAATAAGAGACAATGACACGATTGTTTCAGATGGTGAAATGTTTGAATTTGGCTTTTTTACCCCTGGTAACTCCAAGTATCGATACTTGGGGATATGGTATAAAAAGATTCTTCCTCAGACAGTTGTATGGGTTGCTAACAGAGAGACTCCACTTACTGATACCTCTGGTGTGTTCAAAGTCAATAGCATGGGAACACTTCTGCTTCTCAATGGTAATAATACCTTGATTTGGTCATCAAATTCCTCATTATCTGTCACTAATGTTAATATAGTCGCAAAGCTTCTAGATTCTGGGAACCTTGTTGTGCATGATAACATGAGTAGCACAGACGAAGATCCTATCTGGCAAAGTTTTGATTACCCTACTGACACCTTGCTATCTGGAATGAAATTCGGGAAGGATTTTATTACAGGAATAAACAGATGCTTGACATCTTGGAAGAGTCTAGATGATCCTTCTCCAGGCCTGTATGTAACTTGGCTGGATACAAATGGATATCCACAATCATTTCAGAGACGAGGTTCAGTTATAACATTAAGATTTGGACCATGGAATGGTGTTAGGACAAATGGTTTACCTAGTAAGCCAAATCCTATCTACAGATATGACTTTGTTTTGAATGAGAAAGAggcgtattttatatataatcttATTAATACCTCATTTCTTTCAAGGCTTGTTATTGGTCCTGAAGGCCACGAAATGAGGTTAAACTGGGATGATCCCTCCCAAGGGTGGGTCCCATATTTGGCTGCAACGGTTGACATATGTGCACCATATGGACTCTGTGGTTCATATGGAAGCTGTAACATAAACAGTTCACCTGTTTGTAGTTGTATGGAAGGGTTTGAACCAAAACACCCAAAAGAATGGAATGCAGGAGATTGGTCAGGTGGTTGTCAAcgtaaaaaaccattaaaatgtGGGAATGAAGATGGTTTTCAGGCAATTTCAGGTTTGAAATTTCCAGATACCAGGAAATCATGGTACAATCTTAGCATGAACCTTGGAGAATGTAAAAGGGAATGCAAGAGGAATTGCTCTTGTACAGCTTATGCAAATGTGGATATTAGAAGAGGTGGAAGTGGATGTTTGCTATGGTTTAATGATCTGATGGATATCAGAGAATCCGATGAAGATCAAGATCTTTACATAAGAATGGCAGCATCTGAGTTAACAG GCATAAAATCTGGCTTTAACAAGAAAAAAGTAATCGAAGTGGCCCTTGGAAGTTCAATTGGTTTTATTCTTATATGCCTAGCTGTGGTAGTGTATATTAGGAAGAAATGGTCTCATGCACAAATTCAAG GTACTCTGATGAAGACCCTTTGTGAAGACTATACAGATGGAGGCCAAAATAAAGATGTAGAGTTGCCATTTTTCAGCTTTTCTGAAGTATCTAAGTTGACCAATAACTTCTCCATCGACAATAAGCTAGGACAAGGTGGATTTGGTCCGGTTTACAag GGTGTAATGGAAGATGGGAGAGAAATAGCTGTGAAGCGACTATCAGAAACATCTACACAAGGACTTGACGAATTTAAAAATGAAGTTAGATGTATCCACAGACTTCAACATCGAAATCTTGTGAAGCTTCTTGGATTCTGTGCTCAAAAAAAAGAAATCATGTTGATTTATGAATACATGCCCAACAGAAGCCTAGATCAAATTTTATTTG ATGAAACTAGAAGTTCAATGCTTGATTGGAATCACCGATTCCGCATCATCAGTGGAATTGCACGAGGGCTTCTTTATCTGCATCAGGATTCCCGCCTTCGTATCATACATAGGGATCTTAAAGCTGGTAATATTTTGTTGGACAATGACATGAACCCAAAGATATCAGATTTTGGATTGGCTAGAAGATTTAAAGGATACGAAACTGGATCTAACACAAAGAATGTGGTTGGAACTTA TGGTTATATCCCCCCAGAGTATGCAGTTCACGGGATTTTCTCAACAAAATCAGATGTATTTAGCTTCGGTGTTTTGGTGCTGGAAATAGTAAGTGGGATGAAAAACAGAGAATTCTCTTCTCAAGAACACGGCGACAACCTTCTTGGACAT GCATGGAGACTGTATAAAGACGACAAGAGTCTTGATCTGGTTAGTGGATCTTTAAGGGAGTCATGCATCATCTTGGAGGTGCTCCGGTCAATACACATTGGTCTGTTATGTGTGCAGAATCAGCCAGAAGATAGGCCGACAATGTCATCTGTGGTGTTGATGCTTGGTAATGATGGTGTCTTGCCTCAGCCTAAACCACCTGCCTTTTTCACCGAGCCTGATCTCCACCTGCTTGCACCCACCACACAACAATATTCTGCTGTTAATATCACTACATCATTGACAGGTCGATAG
- the LOC111906235 gene encoding G-type lectin S-receptor-like serine/threonine-protein kinase At4g27290 isoform X2, with translation MFEFGFFTPGNSKYRYLGIWYKKILPQTVVWVANRETPLTDTSGVFKVNSMGTLLLLNGNNTLIWSSNSSLSVTNVNIVAKLLDSGNLVVHDNMSSTDEDPIWQSFDYPTDTLLSGMKFGKDFITGINRCLTSWKSLDDPSPGLYVTWLDTNGYPQSFQRRGSVITLRFGPWNGVRTNGLPSKPNPIYRYDFVLNEKEAYFIYNLINTSFLSRLVIGPEGHEMRLNWDDPSQGWVPYLAATVDICAPYGLCGSYGSCNINSSPVCSCMEGFEPKHPKEWNAGDWSGGCQRKKPLKCGNEDGFQAISGLKFPDTRKSWYNLSMNLGECKRECKRNCSCTAYANVDIRRGGSGCLLWFNDLMDIRESDEDQDLYIRMAASELTGIKSGFNKKKVIEVALGSSIGFILICLAVVVYIRKKWSHAQIQGTLMKTLCEDYTDGGQNKDVELPFFSFSEVSKLTNNFSIDNKLGQGGFGPVYKGVMEDGREIAVKRLSETSTQGLDEFKNEVRCIHRLQHRNLVKLLGFCAQKKEIMLIYEYMPNRSLDQILFDETRSSMLDWNHRFRIISGIARGLLYLHQDSRLRIIHRDLKAGNILLDNDMNPKISDFGLARRFKGYETGSNTKNVVGTYGYIPPEYAVHGIFSTKSDVFSFGVLVLEIVSGMKNREFSSQEHGDNLLGHAWRLYKDDKSLDLVSGSLRESCIILEVLRSIHIGLLCVQNQPEDRPTMSSVVLMLGNDGVLPQPKPPAFFTEPDLHLLAPTTQQYSAVNITTSLTGR, from the exons ATGTTTGAATTTGGCTTTTTTACCCCTGGTAACTCCAAGTATCGATACTTGGGGATATGGTATAAAAAGATTCTTCCTCAGACAGTTGTATGGGTTGCTAACAGAGAGACTCCACTTACTGATACCTCTGGTGTGTTCAAAGTCAATAGCATGGGAACACTTCTGCTTCTCAATGGTAATAATACCTTGATTTGGTCATCAAATTCCTCATTATCTGTCACTAATGTTAATATAGTCGCAAAGCTTCTAGATTCTGGGAACCTTGTTGTGCATGATAACATGAGTAGCACAGACGAAGATCCTATCTGGCAAAGTTTTGATTACCCTACTGACACCTTGCTATCTGGAATGAAATTCGGGAAGGATTTTATTACAGGAATAAACAGATGCTTGACATCTTGGAAGAGTCTAGATGATCCTTCTCCAGGCCTGTATGTAACTTGGCTGGATACAAATGGATATCCACAATCATTTCAGAGACGAGGTTCAGTTATAACATTAAGATTTGGACCATGGAATGGTGTTAGGACAAATGGTTTACCTAGTAAGCCAAATCCTATCTACAGATATGACTTTGTTTTGAATGAGAAAGAggcgtattttatatataatcttATTAATACCTCATTTCTTTCAAGGCTTGTTATTGGTCCTGAAGGCCACGAAATGAGGTTAAACTGGGATGATCCCTCCCAAGGGTGGGTCCCATATTTGGCTGCAACGGTTGACATATGTGCACCATATGGACTCTGTGGTTCATATGGAAGCTGTAACATAAACAGTTCACCTGTTTGTAGTTGTATGGAAGGGTTTGAACCAAAACACCCAAAAGAATGGAATGCAGGAGATTGGTCAGGTGGTTGTCAAcgtaaaaaaccattaaaatgtGGGAATGAAGATGGTTTTCAGGCAATTTCAGGTTTGAAATTTCCAGATACCAGGAAATCATGGTACAATCTTAGCATGAACCTTGGAGAATGTAAAAGGGAATGCAAGAGGAATTGCTCTTGTACAGCTTATGCAAATGTGGATATTAGAAGAGGTGGAAGTGGATGTTTGCTATGGTTTAATGATCTGATGGATATCAGAGAATCCGATGAAGATCAAGATCTTTACATAAGAATGGCAGCATCTGAGTTAACAG GCATAAAATCTGGCTTTAACAAGAAAAAAGTAATCGAAGTGGCCCTTGGAAGTTCAATTGGTTTTATTCTTATATGCCTAGCTGTGGTAGTGTATATTAGGAAGAAATGGTCTCATGCACAAATTCAAG GTACTCTGATGAAGACCCTTTGTGAAGACTATACAGATGGAGGCCAAAATAAAGATGTAGAGTTGCCATTTTTCAGCTTTTCTGAAGTATCTAAGTTGACCAATAACTTCTCCATCGACAATAAGCTAGGACAAGGTGGATTTGGTCCGGTTTACAag GGTGTAATGGAAGATGGGAGAGAAATAGCTGTGAAGCGACTATCAGAAACATCTACACAAGGACTTGACGAATTTAAAAATGAAGTTAGATGTATCCACAGACTTCAACATCGAAATCTTGTGAAGCTTCTTGGATTCTGTGCTCAAAAAAAAGAAATCATGTTGATTTATGAATACATGCCCAACAGAAGCCTAGATCAAATTTTATTTG ATGAAACTAGAAGTTCAATGCTTGATTGGAATCACCGATTCCGCATCATCAGTGGAATTGCACGAGGGCTTCTTTATCTGCATCAGGATTCCCGCCTTCGTATCATACATAGGGATCTTAAAGCTGGTAATATTTTGTTGGACAATGACATGAACCCAAAGATATCAGATTTTGGATTGGCTAGAAGATTTAAAGGATACGAAACTGGATCTAACACAAAGAATGTGGTTGGAACTTA TGGTTATATCCCCCCAGAGTATGCAGTTCACGGGATTTTCTCAACAAAATCAGATGTATTTAGCTTCGGTGTTTTGGTGCTGGAAATAGTAAGTGGGATGAAAAACAGAGAATTCTCTTCTCAAGAACACGGCGACAACCTTCTTGGACAT GCATGGAGACTGTATAAAGACGACAAGAGTCTTGATCTGGTTAGTGGATCTTTAAGGGAGTCATGCATCATCTTGGAGGTGCTCCGGTCAATACACATTGGTCTGTTATGTGTGCAGAATCAGCCAGAAGATAGGCCGACAATGTCATCTGTGGTGTTGATGCTTGGTAATGATGGTGTCTTGCCTCAGCCTAAACCACCTGCCTTTTTCACCGAGCCTGATCTCCACCTGCTTGCACCCACCACACAACAATATTCTGCTGTTAATATCACTACATCATTGACAGGTCGATAG